Below is a genomic region from Triticum dicoccoides isolate Atlit2015 ecotype Zavitan chromosome 5A, WEW_v2.0, whole genome shotgun sequence.
caaactccttcccatacattctttcgatttttctccactgcgacccgtcagtgggtactctcaactttctgtctttcttacggtcttctctgtgccatcgcatcgccttggcatgctctttgttttggaacaaacgtttcaaccgtggtattataggagcataccacatcaccttggcaggaatcttcttcctggggcgctcgccctcgacatcaccagggtcatcgcggttgatcttatagcacaatgcaccgcataatgggaaagcattcaaatcctcgtactcaccgcggtagaggatgcaatcattagggcatgcatgtatcttctgcagctCTAAGCCTAGAGGGCAGAaatccttctttgcttcgtatgtactctcgggcaattcgttgtcctttggaagcatatcctttatcattaccagcaactttccaaatcccttgtcagatacaccattctctgccttccattgcagcaattccagtgtggtgcccagctttttcttgtcacctacgcaattcgggtacaacaattttttgtgatcctctaacatgcgctgcaacttcttcttctccaaatcacttgtgcagtttctctttgcatcggcaatggcccgacctagatcatcaacgggctcatccgatgcctcttcttcagcttcttcccgcattgccggcttagCTTCTTCCGGCATTACCGGCTCaaattcttccctcattgttgtatcatcgtattcagggaacccatggccaggatagctgtcgtcgtcctcttcttcttcactgtcttccatcataacccctctttctccatgcttggtccaaacattatagtggggcatgaaaccggactcaaacaggtgtacgtgaatggttcttgatgtagagtaattgcgaccattcttacagccagcacctggacaatgcataaaaccatccgcttgcttgtttgcctcagccgcaagcagaaaagtacgcacaccattaatgaactcgggagagcatcggtcattgtacatccattgacgtctcatcttcaatacacagcaccgaaaacatcaaattaatacaatacataaagttcatacataaagatcatacaa
It encodes:
- the LOC119302073 gene encoding uncharacterized protein LOC119302073 codes for the protein MRRQWMYNDRCSPEFINGVRTFLLAAEANKQADGFMHCPGAGCKNGRNYSTSRTIHVHLFESGFMPHYNVWTKHGERGVMMEDSEEEEDDDSYPGHGFPEYDDTTMREEFEPVMPEEAKPAMREEAEEEASDEPVDDLGRAIADAKRNCTSDLEKKKLQRMLEDHKKLLYPNCVGDKKKLGTTLELLQWKAENGVSDKGFGKLLVMIKDMLPKDNELPESTYEAKKDFCPLGLELQKIHACPNDCILYRGEYEDLNAFPLCGALCYKINRDDPGDVEGERPRKKIPAKVMWYAPIIPRLKRLFQNKEHAKAMRWHREDRKKDRKLRVPTDGSQWRKIERMYGKEFADDARNKNVYLGHRRFLPSRHPVRKKGKHFKGEADHRTKPRHCTGADVHYMVKDLNVVFGKGPGGQPVPNDADGRAPMWNKKSIFWDLPYWKDLEVRSTIDVMHVTKNLCVTLLGFLGVYGKTKDTPEAREDQQRMHGKDS